Within Primulina tabacum isolate GXHZ01 chromosome 5, ASM2559414v2, whole genome shotgun sequence, the genomic segment actataaaatttttaatgcaAATAGGGAATAGATAAGATGTTGTGTACTAACCTCTCGACGTAGTCGCCTCACTACCTGACATAACCACATCACCTGAATATCTAAAAACATAAAGTTTATCTGTTATTATactatacataaatatataatcaaaaaacTGCATATACTCACTTTCAGAGGATTCCTCTATTATGGTTGGAAGGCTAGACTCAAATATCGATTGTTGGTGTGCTTGGCTACTACTGGGAAATAATTTTCTGGCCATTTTATAATCCATACCTAACAGCATACATCAaacaaattaaatttagaatgacaattataataaatcaatctcttacgtaaacataaatataattaataaaattaactcACCAACGTCTACCTCAAGTACGGATGATTTCTTCTTCTGCCCTCTGCTATAAGCTATGCTATAATATCTCTTCTCATGCACTGGCGTCGGAGAACTGAGCTCAGCAAAACCTGGTGTCTGAGACCTGATCTCAGCAAAACCCACTCTAATCTGTTCGGCCAAACTCGATCTCAGCTCATCGAAAGCCAATTTCATATCCCTGATTCACGCTCTGGTTTCAATAAATCCTGCTCTCATCTCAAGACGCAATGATCTAATGGTATCCTCCCAATGCAGTCAACCGCCTCTCGAAATGATGATCCAGGGGTAATGGGCGGCGGAAAAGGATTGAGTCCAAAGTGGACTCTAAGACCCGTGCATATGGGAGAACGGGTGCTGGAGCTGGATCTAGTGGCATCAGCAGAACGAGTGCTGGAACCATCCGGAGATGAATGTGTAGAAGGGGTGCTGGAACCATCCGGAGATAAGGGCCTGTGTTGAACTGAGGGAGACTCCAGAGGGTGCTGGATACATATGACAGTTTGACTCTGCCTCCACAGCTCGAGTACCCGAGTGATTACTGCATCAGGCATGGAATCAACAAAAACACTTGTCATATAATATGTTTAAACGAGCTTCTCATGAGTATGAGTCAAACATCCAAGATAATTttacatttatttaataatgtatcaactaaattaaaaatttacgtCGACAATTATTATATCAAATCAATTCATATTATTTACAGCTATAGCACAGTCATCAAAGGATGTACTGACATCAACAGCAGATGGGGCACGGTTTGAGGGTCATGTGTTAGTCACCCTCTGAAACATCTTGGGCAATATCAAACCGTCCACCACATTCCTTTTCTTTGCAAACTTTCGTGTCACACTATGATAATATTCATAAGCGATGATCTGTAATataaatttcaaacaatgttattagtagaaataaagataacaaatccaCTTTAACATTCAAAAAATGATATACCTTGCAGAGGCAGCACAAAACCACCGAGAAGGAAGCTGCCATCAACTTCTTTTCGACCATGTGCCTCGGTGAGGTAAGTATATCTCCCTAAAAGGTTCTTCTTCAAAGCTCAGACTGCATCACGATAGGCTACTCTACCCAGGGAAAGTTTTAAACATATCCAAATCATCTACAAGCCTTAGATATATAGGGTCGATCTTCACAGTCTTTTTCCTAGTACCCTCACCGAAGACGGCACAACAGAAGTAAAGTTTAGCCATCTTTAACTTCTCCACATCTATCCTAGTGTCATTCTACCCTTGGACAGTTATCTTGGCCTCCAAATCACTCAAAAGAATCTCAAACTTACCAACGAAGTGTTTGGAGCCAAAGACACCTCCATCTGGTAGATCTGCAGGTTTTATAGCGCAATCGAGACCGGTTATTAAACAATAATCTAACAAAGAAAATCTAACCAGCTTCTTGCGCACGCCATCCACAACTCATCACTACCATTATCAACTATCTGATTACTCATTAAATACCAGATAATTTAACTAGAAACATTAAATTTCTGTGATATCTAACAAAATTACCAAAAAGAGACTGCTCAAAAAACATTGCTCTCTCCTCGTTGTTCAGGTAGTGATGAATCTTCTCGCCAATCTCTTTATATCTCGATTCAAGTGTCAATTTGCAGCAGAAAATTGCATCCATGTCTAGTTTTCTTGGCAAATAGacctgttaaaaataaaaataaatgcatTAGAAAAATTACAGAGGCAACTAACATTTGGGTCGACCCAATGTTGGGTCAAAAAGCATTGGGTCGACCCATGCTTGGGAAAGCTGGGTCGACCCTTTCTTCTTCAAGCCAGTCGATTGACGAACATAAGCAATAAGTCGAAATAAACGTTAACATTACCATATTTTTTTTAGCCATTTGTAAGATTGAGTTTGCGTCGATGCTTGGAAGAGATCTGCGTCGAGAATTGCCGGAAAGAAAAAGACAATTTGCGTTGAGAATGGACATGCACTCTGATAAACAACACGTGTAGAGATTTTCGTTGGGTCGACTCATGCTTGGGTAAGCTGGGTCgaccttttcttcttcaagccAGTCGATTGACGAACATAAGCAATAAATCGAAATAAACGTTAACTTTACCATATTTTTTTTAGCCATTTGTACGATTGAGTTTGCGTCGATGCTTGGAAGAGATCTGCGTCGAGAATTGCCGGAAAGAAAAAGACAATTTGCGTTGAGAATCGTCGCCGGAAAGAAAATAGAAAGGGTCGACGGAAGAGAGATTTAGGTTTGGAGTCGACT encodes:
- the LOC142544937 gene encoding uncharacterized protein LOC142544937, producing the protein MKLAFDELRSSLAEQIRVGFAEIRSQTPGFAELSSPTPVHEKRYYSIAYSRGQKKKSSVLEVDVGMDYKMARKLFPSSSQAHQQSIFESSLPTIIEESSENIQVMWLCQVVRRLRREGTVSLGQYE